The following coding sequences lie in one Arachis hypogaea cultivar Tifrunner chromosome 9, arahy.Tifrunner.gnm2.J5K5, whole genome shotgun sequence genomic window:
- the LOC112710550 gene encoding signal recognition particle 14 kDa protein yields MVLLQLDPFLNELTTMFERSTETGSVWVTLKRSSLKSKAVRNKMAAAGEAIDYKCLIRATNGKKTISTSVGTKDHQRFQASYATILKAHMTALKKRERKDKKKSAEADKREGTSKRPKKS; encoded by the exons ATG gtTCTTCTACAGCTAGATCCGTTTCTCAATGAACTCACCACCATGTTCGAGCGCAGCACCGAGACGGGCTCTGTTTGGGTTACACTTAAAcgat CATCCTTGAAGTCTAAAGCCGTGAGGAATAAAATGGCCGCAGCTGGTGAAGCGATTGACTATAAATGCCTTATTCGTGCCACCAATGGGAAGAAGACAATTTCTACATCC GTTGGAACAAAGGATCATCAGCGCTTTCAAGCTTCTTATGCAACTATATTAAAGGCCCACATGACTGCattgaagaagagagaaaggaaggaCAAGAAGAAATCTGCGGAGGCTGATAAGAGAGAAGGCACTTCAAAGAGACCTAAGAAATCTTAA